GAAAAAGGCAGATCTCAAGGGGCTCGATAAAACCGTGGGAAGCTATGGCGGCGAGGCTTTGGGCGCGGCCTTATCCATGGACCCAGAAAGCACGGAGCCGCTCGCAAGCGTGAAGGAGCGATCTGAGCTGCTGCGTGCCCTGCGCGATAAGGAATTTATTGATTATGAGGACGGGACCATCCTTCCCGCCCAGTCCATCATCATCGTCTCCGGCAGCGGGGTGCGCGGATATTATTCGGATACCTTGGCAGAGTTCGCCACCGCCTTGGACGAGGTCAATGGCAGCGTGGTCCTTAGCGCGCGGGCCAAACAGACCCAAGATGAAAAGACAATAGAGCAGCTGCGCACCAAAGACGTGGATCTTTCTACCGTAGATGGCATTGAACGCGCGGTAGAGCGCATCGCCGTCATTTCTGCCGCCGAGGAACAGCTCAATGGGGGCAGGGGAGACTACGGTTCTGCAGAAAGCGCTGATTCCGCCCTACCTGAAGAGGAGAAAGAATAGTGGGCCACGATTTTCAAGTCTTGGATTCAGAGTTAATTTTTGATGCCCCTATCGTCGCCGTACGCCGCGATACCTTGTCCATGCCGGGAGGAAACACCGCGGATAGGGAGATCATTGAGCACCTTGGCGCCGTCGCGGTGGTGGCCTTAGATGAGGATCGGCGCATCGCGATGGTGCATCAGTACCGGCATAGCGTCGGCAAGCGGCTCTGGGAGCTGCCTGCAGGACTGCTAGATGTAAAGGGCGAGGATGAGCTTTCCGGCGCGCAGCGCGAGCTGCAGGAGGAAGCGGGCCTTGCCGCGAAGGACTGGGAAGTTCTCACGGATATGGTGACCTCACCGGGGTTTTGTGAGGAAGCAGTGCGGATTTTCCTTGCTCGCGACCTTAGCGAGGTCCCGGCCCTGGAGGATACCGGCGATGAAGAAGCCGATATGGATTTTGCCTGGGTGGATTTAGACAGGGCAGTTGACAAGGTGCTGAGCGGTGAGATAGTTAATTCCGTTGCATGCGCGGGTATCTTATCCGCATATGCCACAGTGATTGGTGGAAGGCCGACGCGTTCGGTGGATGCGCCGTTCGATTTGCGCCCGACCCATATGGCTGCCCGCCGCAGCGGACCGGACCTGAAAAAGCAGTGACTGCTGCGGAGGATGTCGCTCAGACTTGGTTGAATCACCTCGCCGTCGAACGCGGGGTGTCAGCAAATACCCTGAGCAATTACCGGCGGGATATTCGCCGGTACGTGGATTGGCTGGCAGCAAATGGGGTCCAGGACCTGCGGCAGGTAACCCGGCCGATGGTGGAGGCCTATTTGAAGGACCTGCGCGAAAAGATGGCGGTGTCTTCTGCCAACCGTGCCCTCATCGTGGCGCGCGGGTTGCACAAATTCGCCGTTGCAGAGGGCGAAGTCGATAGCGATGTCGCCGCCGAGGTGAGCCCGCCTTCCACGGGGCAACACCTGCCGGAGACCTTGAACGTGGACGAGGTGTCACGCCTCATCGAATCGACACCGACGGAAACGCCGGTTGACCTTCGCGATAGGGCGCTACTAGAAGTGCTCTATGGCACTGGGGCGCGCATTTCTGAGGTAATTTCGCTGAATGTCGATGACGTAGCTACTGCCGATGACGTCCTGGTCCTGCATGGCAAGGGCGATAAAGAACGGCTTGTACCCCTCGGCTCGCATGCTCGCCAGGCCATCGACGCCTACTTGGTGCGCGCCCGTCCCGTGCTGGGAAAAGGCAAGACCGCTGCGCTGTTCTTGAATACTCGCGGCGGTGCGCTATCGCGGCAAAGCGCGTGGTCCGTTATTAAAACCGCGGCGCAGCGCAGCCAGTTGGATAAATCCATTTCCCCGCACACGCTGCGCCATTCCTTTGCCACGCACCTTCTCGAAGGAGGTGCCGATGTGCGCACCGTGCAGGAGCTTTTAGGGCATTCCTCCGTGACTACCACGCAGATCTATACGCACGTAACCGCAGATTCCTTACGGGAGGTTTGGCGGACCGCGCATCCTCGGGCGTAGCTTTTACTCGAGCGGCAGGTGCTTAAGTCAAAGCTAGATACTTGATATTTGCAAAGTCTCGGTAGTCATAAAGGGGAGCGGGTACGCTATAGTTACAACGTTGTAAGCAACCCTATGCCAAATGTCATGGTCCATGACTTGGCGTCAAGGAAGAAGGTTTGACTGTGAGCGAAGAGGGTCTCTTTTCAGCCTCTGATGTAGAGACGGGGCTAACTGGCCGCCCTGTCCGCGAACTGCCGGAACCCGCCCCCTTGGAAAAACATGGGCCCGCCACCATCATCTCGATGTGTAATCAAAAGGGCGGCGTGGGCAAGACCACGTCCACCATTAATATGGGGGCCTGCCTCGCAGAGTATGGGCGCAAGGTTCTCTTGGTTGACTTGGACCCGCAGGGTGCTCTTTCGGCCGGGCTGGGATTAAACCATGATGACATCGAGGATTCGATTTATGACGTGATGCTGGATAGTCATACCTCTATCCACTCCGCCATTCATCACACCAGCGTTTCCGGCATGGACCTCGTTCCTGCCAATATCGATCTTTCTGCGGCAGAGATTCAGATGGTCAATGAAGTAGGCCGCGAGCACACCTTGGCGCGCGCCCTGCGTCCGGTGCGCCGGGATTATGACTTCATCATCATTGATTGCCAGCCTTCTTTGGGTCTGCTTACGGTCAACGCCCTAGCTTGTTCCCAGGGTGTCATCATCCCCATGGAATGCGAGTTCTTCTCGCTGCGCGGGCTTGCTTTGCTGACGGATACGGTGGAAAAGGTCTCTGACCGCATCAATTTCGATCTGGAAGTCATGGGTATTTTGGTCACCATGTTTGATCGGCGGACCAAGCACGCCCGTGAGGTGATGTCGCGGGTCGTGGAATATTTTGGTGATCAAGTATTCGATACCGTCATTACCCGTACCGTGCGCTTCCCAGAAACCTCCGTGGCCGGCGAGCCCATCACCTCGTGGGCGCCCAATTCGCAGGCCGCGCAGCAATACCGCGACCTGGCGAAGGAAGTCATAGAGCGCTCGACCGTCTAAGTGACCGTGACGCAGCCAGAGATTACTGGGTTCCGCATTGCCTTGCGGAATTTCGAGGGGCCATTCGATCTGCTTTTGCAGCTCATCCAGGCCAAGAAGATGGATATCACGGATGTGGCCTTGTCTGAGGTGACCGACGAATTTGTTGGCTACACCCGCCAATTGGGCGAAAACGCGGATCTGGATGAGACGACGGACTTCTTGGTCGTGGCGGCAACTCTATTGGACCTGAAGGCCGCGCGCCTATTGCCGCGGGGAGAGGTTGATGATCTAGAGGACCTGGAGCTCCTGGAATCGCGCGACCTGCTCTTTGCTCGCCTGTTGCAGTACAAGGCCTATAAGCAGGCGGCGGATCAATTTGCCCGGTGGCAGCGGGAGGCGCAGCGCAGTTATCCGCGAGCGGTGAGCATTGAGGAGCAATTTGCTGAGCTTTTGCCTCCCGTCACCTTGGGGCACACTCCGGCGAGCTTTGCGGAAATGGCGGCGGGTGTCTTTCGCCCCAAGCCGCCGGAAGAAGTTGCCACGGGCCATATTCATGGCGTCGCCGTCTCCGTGCCCGAACAGGCTGGAAAGATCCTCGAAACGCTCAAGCTTATGGGCGCTGGGCAGTGGACAAGCTTTTCCTCGCTTACCCGGGATTGCACCACAACCATGCATATCGTCGGTAGGTTCCTAGCGCTCTTGGAACTGTTTAAGGCTAAGGCGGTTGATGCCCAGCAGGAGGAGGCGTTGGGCCAGCTGGACCTTTCCTGGACCGGCTTGGACGTAGATCCAGCCGTCGTTGCCGCAGCAAATTGGGACTAGTGCTAGCACCGCCGTCGGTGGTTGTAATCTAAGGGGCATGGATCTTCCGCTCATTTCGCAATTGCGGTCTCGGCTCGAGTCGATCTTGCTGGTGCTCGACTCGCCGGCATCCGTAGAGTCCTTGGCGCGGGCACTTAGCGTAGAACCAGCGGTCATTAGTGACTGTTTGCGGGCTATCCAACGCGAATTCGACAGCCGCGGCTCTGGAATTGAGCTGCGCGAAACGCCAGAAGGTTGGCGGTTTTATACGCGCCAAGAAAACGCCAGCGCGGTGGAAGAGTTCTTATTGGATGGGGCGCAAACCAAGCTCTCGCGCGCAGCCCTGGAAACCCTAGCCGTCGTGGCCTATCGCCAACCAGTCACGCGCCAGCAGGTCTCTGCGGTTCGCGGGGTCAACGTGGACGGCGTAATGCGCACCCTTAACCTGCGCGGGCTGATCCGCGAGCTCCCGCAGGACGAGTTCGAGGGGGCGTCGCACCGATATGAAACCACCGAGCTTTTCCTCGAACTGCTAGGTATAGACTCGCTGGAACGCCTTCCAGATTTGGCGCCGCTGCTTCCAGACGTCGATGCAATCGACGAAGAGTACTGAGGTGGGGTAGACTCACGCAGGTAATTTCATATCTTCGAGAGAAAAGGACACTTAAGTGACTCCTCCCGCTCGCCGTGACGGCACACCGGATAAGAAGCAGCGAGACAGCGATATCGTTGTCTCTAATGCCAAGCCGGCTCGTAATCAACACGTTTCCAAGAAAAAGCAGAAGGCCACCGCTGAATCGGTGGCGCGCGATTTGGGCGCTGACTGGCTGGTCGATGACGATAAGCCCAAGGGCGAGCGCCTGCAGAAGGTCTTGGCTAAAGCGGGTGTCGCATCGCGGCGCCACGCGGAAATCCTCATTGATGCCGGCCGCGTTGAAGTAAATGGCAATGTCATTCTCAAGCAGGGCGTGAAGGTCAACCCCGCCGTGGACGTCATCCGCGTCGATGGCGTTCGCGTGAACGTTAACGAGGACCAAGAATATTTCATCCTCAATAAACCCCGCGGAATGCAGTCGACGATGTCAGATGATCTCGGCCGCCCCTGCGTGGGTGACGTGGTCTCTGAAAAGGTTGCCTCGGGCCAGCGCCTATTCCACGTAGGCCGCTTGGACGCGGATACGGAAGGCCTGCTCATCCTGACTAACGATGGGGAATTGGCCAACCGCCTGATGCACCCCAAGTATGAGGTGAAGAAAACCTACTTGGCCACGGTATTGGGCGAGGCCGATAACAAGCTGGTGCGCAAGCTTAAAGAGGGCATCGAGCTAGAAGATGGCCTAGCCAAGGCCGATTTCGTGCAGGTAGTGGACAAGAACCAGGGATTCTCTCTGGTCCGAGTAGAGCTGCACGAAGGTCGCAAGCACATCGTGCGCCGCCTGCTGAAGGAAGCTGGCTATCCCGTACAGCGCCTGGTGCGCACCAAGCTGCACACGGTCCAATTGGGCGATATGAAGCCCGGTGGGTTGCGCGCGCTCAATTCCAACGAGTTGACGAGCTTGTACAAGGCGGTGGGGATGTAATGATTTCGAATATGCCTGATGAAGGCCTGATCCTCGCGGTCGATGGCCCCTCCGGAACGGGAAAGTCCACGACCTGCCGGGCCCTAGCCAAGCAGTTGGACGCAAAATACATCGATACCGGCGCCATGTACCGGGTGGCAACCCTGGCGGTATTGCGCCAAGGCGTGGATCCCGCGGACAAGGAAGCGGTGATTTCCGCGACGGCGGACCTGCCCTTGGAGGTTTCCGATGATCCGGATTCCACGCAGGTGCTTTTCGATGGCGCCGATGTCTCCCGCGTCATTAGGGAAGACGAGGTCACCCAGAACGTCTCCGCGGTATCTGCCATCCCGGAGGTGCGGGAGAACTTGGTGGCATTGCAGCGCACGCTGGCACAGCGCGCCCACCGCGCCATCGTAGAGGGCCGCGATATCGGCACCGTGGTGCTTGCCGATGCCCCAGCTAAGGCCTTCATGACGGCCTCTGCGGAAGTCCGTGCGCAGCGCCGGCATGATCAAAACGAAAAGGCCGGCATCGCCTCCGATTTTGAATCGGTACTGGCAGATGTGCAGCGCCGCGACGCCGCGGATTCTTCCCGCGCCACCTCGCCGCTTCGCCCCGCCGACGATGCCACTGTTGTCGATACCTCTGACATGAGCCCGGAGGACGTCGTGCAGGCTCTTATCAACGTGGTTAAGGAGTCCCGCTCATGAGCAATAAAGATTTTGAGTCCCCAGAGGAAGAAGTCACGCAGTTCCATTACCCTGCG
This is a stretch of genomic DNA from Corynebacterium accolens. It encodes these proteins:
- the scpB gene encoding SMC-Scp complex subunit ScpB; this encodes MDLPLISQLRSRLESILLVLDSPASVESLARALSVEPAVISDCLRAIQREFDSRGSGIELRETPEGWRFYTRQENASAVEEFLLDGAQTKLSRAALETLAVVAYRQPVTRQQVSAVRGVNVDGVMRTLNLRGLIRELPQDEFEGASHRYETTELFLELLGIDSLERLPDLAPLLPDVDAIDEEY
- a CDS encoding segregation and condensation protein A — its product is MTQPEITGFRIALRNFEGPFDLLLQLIQAKKMDITDVALSEVTDEFVGYTRQLGENADLDETTDFLVVAATLLDLKAARLLPRGEVDDLEDLELLESRDLLFARLLQYKAYKQAADQFARWQREAQRSYPRAVSIEEQFAELLPPVTLGHTPASFAEMAAGVFRPKPPEEVATGHIHGVAVSVPEQAGKILETLKLMGAGQWTSFSSLTRDCTTTMHIVGRFLALLELFKAKAVDAQQEEALGQLDLSWTGLDVDPAVVAAANWD
- the xerD gene encoding site-specific tyrosine recombinase XerD — its product is MTAAEDVAQTWLNHLAVERGVSANTLSNYRRDIRRYVDWLAANGVQDLRQVTRPMVEAYLKDLREKMAVSSANRALIVARGLHKFAVAEGEVDSDVAAEVSPPSTGQHLPETLNVDEVSRLIESTPTETPVDLRDRALLEVLYGTGARISEVISLNVDDVATADDVLVLHGKGDKERLVPLGSHARQAIDAYLVRARPVLGKGKTAALFLNTRGGALSRQSAWSVIKTAAQRSQLDKSISPHTLRHSFATHLLEGGADVRTVQELLGHSSVTTTQIYTHVTADSLREVWRTAHPRA
- a CDS encoding copper transporter — encoded protein: MAKTQLITGLGLGAALGVALGALVIAPNLTTSVADDDPIRAEHRKVVQENKILQNQNEASDDIVKNVAPDLVSGTLSQRPVLVISTDDANSRDLSDITKLLEASGATKAGEIKLSKEFLRGESKDNIVSILKDKAPKKADLKGLDKTVGSYGGEALGAALSMDPESTEPLASVKERSELLRALRDKEFIDYEDGTILPAQSIIIVSGSGVRGYYSDTLAEFATALDEVNGSVVLSARAKQTQDEKTIEQLRTKDVDLSTVDGIERAVERIAVISAAEEQLNGGRGDYGSAESADSALPEEEKE
- a CDS encoding NUDIX domain-containing protein, which translates into the protein MGHDFQVLDSELIFDAPIVAVRRDTLSMPGGNTADREIIEHLGAVAVVALDEDRRIAMVHQYRHSVGKRLWELPAGLLDVKGEDELSGAQRELQEEAGLAAKDWEVLTDMVTSPGFCEEAVRIFLARDLSEVPALEDTGDEEADMDFAWVDLDRAVDKVLSGEIVNSVACAGILSAYATVIGGRPTRSVDAPFDLRPTHMAARRSGPDLKKQ
- a CDS encoding pseudouridine synthase codes for the protein MTPPARRDGTPDKKQRDSDIVVSNAKPARNQHVSKKKQKATAESVARDLGADWLVDDDKPKGERLQKVLAKAGVASRRHAEILIDAGRVEVNGNVILKQGVKVNPAVDVIRVDGVRVNVNEDQEYFILNKPRGMQSTMSDDLGRPCVGDVVSEKVASGQRLFHVGRLDADTEGLLILTNDGELANRLMHPKYEVKKTYLATVLGEADNKLVRKLKEGIELEDGLAKADFVQVVDKNQGFSLVRVELHEGRKHIVRRLLKEAGYPVQRLVRTKLHTVQLGDMKPGGLRALNSNELTSLYKAVGM
- the cmk gene encoding (d)CMP kinase, whose protein sequence is MISNMPDEGLILAVDGPSGTGKSTTCRALAKQLDAKYIDTGAMYRVATLAVLRQGVDPADKEAVISATADLPLEVSDDPDSTQVLFDGADVSRVIREDEVTQNVSAVSAIPEVRENLVALQRTLAQRAHRAIVEGRDIGTVVLADAPAKAFMTASAEVRAQRRHDQNEKAGIASDFESVLADVQRRDAADSSRATSPLRPADDATVVDTSDMSPEDVVQALINVVKESRS
- a CDS encoding ParA family protein, which produces MSEEGLFSASDVETGLTGRPVRELPEPAPLEKHGPATIISMCNQKGGVGKTTSTINMGACLAEYGRKVLLVDLDPQGALSAGLGLNHDDIEDSIYDVMLDSHTSIHSAIHHTSVSGMDLVPANIDLSAAEIQMVNEVGREHTLARALRPVRRDYDFIIIDCQPSLGLLTVNALACSQGVIIPMECEFFSLRGLALLTDTVEKVSDRINFDLEVMGILVTMFDRRTKHAREVMSRVVEYFGDQVFDTVITRTVRFPETSVAGEPITSWAPNSQAAQQYRDLAKEVIERSTV